Proteins encoded together in one Rhizobacter sp. J219 window:
- a CDS encoding NADP-dependent malic enzyme — MRTGCQDRERWPWFTSEEKRAELRRAALEYHEFPTPGKVAIAATKQLVNQRDLALAYSPGVAAACEEIVADPANAFRYTSRGNLVAVITNGTAVLGLGDIGPLAAKPVMEGKGVLFKKFAGIDVFDIEVNEKNLDKLIDIIAALEPTFGGINLEDIKAPDCFYVERALRSRMNIPVFHDDQHGTAIVVGAAVLNAMRVTGKKLSEIKLVSSGAGAAALACLSLLVKLGLPRENIWVTDLAGVVYEGRTELMDEDKVVFAQKTTLRTLAEVMEGADVFLGLSAGGVLKKDMVARMAKQPVILALANPTPEILPEEVKEVRSDAIIATGRTDYPNQVNNVLCFPYIFRGALDCGATTITVEMEIAAVHAIAELAQAEQSDIVAAAYAGVTLSFGSDYLIPKPFDPRLMMKIAPAVAKAAAESGVATRPIKDLDAYRDKLQTFVYASGTTMKPIFTIAKAAQHKRVAYAEGEEERILRAVQVVVDENLARPTLIGRPAIIAQRCEKFGLRLQAGRDYDVVNVEQDDRYRDYWQTYYRMNARKGVTQQYAKIEMRRRLTLIGSMLLHKGEVDGLLCGTWATTALHLHYINQVIGLRKGAKTYACMNGLILPNRQVMLVDTHVNYDPTAEQLAEITIMAAEEMKRFGLLPKAALLSHSNFGSSNQPSAIKMREALEMIREQAPWLEVDGEMHGDAALDAAYRQQLMPDSTLTGEANLLVLPNIDAANIAYNLLKTAAGGGIAIGPVLLGAAKPVHILTPSATVRRIVNMTALTVADANGVR; from the coding sequence CTGCGCACGGGATGCCAAGACCGAGAGAGATGGCCATGGTTTACTTCAGAAGAAAAGCGTGCCGAGTTGCGCCGCGCTGCCCTCGAGTACCACGAGTTCCCAACGCCCGGCAAGGTGGCCATCGCCGCGACCAAGCAGCTGGTCAATCAGCGGGACCTGGCACTCGCCTATTCGCCCGGCGTGGCGGCGGCCTGCGAAGAGATCGTGGCCGACCCGGCGAACGCGTTCCGCTACACCTCGCGCGGCAACCTCGTCGCGGTGATCACCAATGGCACGGCCGTGCTCGGACTGGGAGACATCGGCCCGCTGGCGGCCAAGCCGGTGATGGAAGGCAAGGGCGTGCTCTTCAAGAAGTTCGCCGGCATCGACGTCTTCGACATCGAGGTCAACGAAAAGAACCTCGACAAGCTGATCGACATCATTGCCGCGCTCGAACCCACCTTCGGTGGCATCAACCTCGAAGACATCAAGGCGCCCGACTGCTTCTATGTCGAGCGTGCGCTGCGCAGCCGGATGAACATCCCGGTGTTCCACGACGACCAGCATGGCACCGCCATCGTCGTTGGTGCGGCGGTGCTGAACGCGATGCGCGTGACCGGCAAGAAGCTCTCCGAGATCAAACTGGTGTCGTCGGGCGCGGGGGCGGCGGCGCTCGCCTGCCTGAGCCTGCTGGTGAAGCTTGGCCTGCCGCGCGAAAACATCTGGGTCACCGACCTCGCCGGCGTGGTCTACGAAGGGCGCACCGAGCTGATGGACGAAGACAAGGTCGTCTTCGCCCAGAAGACGACGCTGCGCACGCTGGCCGAGGTGATGGAAGGCGCTGACGTCTTCCTCGGCCTGTCGGCCGGTGGTGTGCTCAAGAAGGACATGGTCGCCAGGATGGCCAAGCAGCCGGTGATCCTGGCGCTGGCCAACCCGACGCCGGAGATCCTGCCCGAGGAAGTGAAGGAAGTGCGCAGCGACGCGATCATCGCGACCGGCCGCACCGACTACCCGAACCAGGTCAACAACGTTCTCTGCTTCCCGTACATCTTCCGCGGTGCGCTCGATTGCGGCGCGACCACGATCACGGTCGAGATGGAGATCGCGGCCGTGCATGCGATCGCCGAGTTGGCGCAGGCGGAGCAGAGCGATATCGTCGCCGCCGCCTATGCCGGGGTGACCCTGAGCTTCGGCAGCGACTACCTGATCCCGAAGCCCTTTGACCCGCGGCTCATGATGAAGATCGCGCCGGCGGTGGCGAAGGCGGCCGCCGAGTCGGGCGTGGCCACGCGGCCCATCAAGGACCTCGACGCCTACCGCGACAAGCTGCAGACCTTCGTCTACGCCTCCGGCACGACGATGAAGCCGATCTTCACCATCGCGAAGGCTGCGCAGCACAAGCGCGTGGCCTATGCCGAGGGCGAGGAAGAGCGCATCCTGCGGGCGGTGCAGGTGGTGGTCGACGAAAACCTCGCCCGGCCCACCCTGATCGGCCGGCCGGCCATCATTGCGCAGCGCTGCGAAAAGTTCGGGCTGCGCCTGCAGGCGGGGCGCGACTATGACGTGGTCAACGTCGAGCAGGACGACCGCTACCGCGACTACTGGCAGACCTACTACCGCATGAACGCCCGCAAGGGCGTGACGCAGCAGTACGCCAAGATCGAGATGCGCCGCCGCCTCACGCTGATTGGCTCGATGCTGCTGCACAAGGGCGAGGTCGACGGCCTGCTCTGCGGCACCTGGGCCACGACCGCGCTGCACCTGCACTACATCAACCAGGTGATCGGGCTGCGCAAGGGCGCCAAGACGTATGCCTGCATGAACGGCCTCATCCTGCCCAACCGGCAGGTGATGCTCGTCGACACCCACGTCAACTACGACCCGACCGCCGAGCAACTGGCCGAGATCACCATCATGGCGGCCGAGGAGATGAAGCGCTTCGGCCTGCTGCCCAAGGCGGCGCTGCTCTCGCACAGCAACTTCGGCTCCAGCAACCAGCCCTCGGCCATCAAGATGCGCGAGGCGCTGGAGATGATCCGTGAACAGGCGCCCTGGCTGGAAGTGGATGGCGAGATGCACGGCGACGCCGCGCTCGATGCCGCCTACCGCCAGCAGCTGATGCCCGACTCCACGCTGACCGGTGAGGCCAACCTGCTGGTGCTGCCCAACATCGATGCCGCCAACATCGCCTACAACCTGCTCAAGACGGCGGCTGGTGGCGGTATCGCGATCGGCCCGGTGCTGCTGGGGGCGGCCAAGCCCGTCCACATCCTCACGCCGTCGGCGACCGTGCGGCGGATCGTCAACATGACGGCACTCACCGTGGCGGACGCCAACGGCGTGCGCTGA
- a CDS encoding PAS domain S-box protein, giving the protein MYNSTLTLPAMSARPRRWRRALLWGALVGLLLVAQSLLVWLTLDYENNRAQEQVDAAAATAIGDLRHALSSDLQDLQALTWNNPPVLQWRADASDVLRVRRELLRIERRDATMRVESAVNSPYQTAIFTQIPRDRMEFEAQLACANAQRQAGPSYSRSYFVPLPGGMGLEVVDVCLPSQNAGEITGYVVGTFSLTQLLSDVVTTDVIRNHELSFVEGDGTRLARAGLPRGTGVFRSDRVLDLPGLTLQLRLDSGKGRARLIPNLTVALVLSLTLALGAVVVLLARDVRRRAAAEAALAEALAVRKAMEDSLITGLRARDLQGRITYVNPAFCNMVGFSPQELIGQSSPPYWPPEHVQEYTARQQVRLTGATPPPAEGHETVFMRKNGERFAVMIFEAPLVDGHGRHTGWMSTALDVSGQRRVEEISRQQQERLQATARLATVGEMASLLSHESQPATCRHRELRHRLAQPDERRAAGRQPRNAGATAPGRATHRRAGRTRRPCDQKRARLRATAGAGARGGPRR; this is encoded by the coding sequence ATGTACAACTCCACGCTGACCCTGCCCGCCATGTCGGCCCGCCCGCGGCGCTGGCGCCGGGCGCTGCTGTGGGGTGCGCTCGTGGGGCTGTTGCTCGTGGCGCAGTCGTTGCTGGTCTGGCTCACGCTCGACTACGAGAACAACCGCGCGCAGGAGCAGGTCGACGCCGCGGCCGCCACCGCCATCGGTGACCTGCGCCACGCGCTCAGCAGCGACCTGCAGGACCTGCAGGCGCTCACCTGGAACAACCCTCCGGTGCTGCAATGGCGCGCCGATGCGAGCGACGTGCTGCGCGTGCGCCGGGAGCTGCTGCGCATCGAGCGGCGCGACGCCACGATGCGCGTCGAGTCCGCCGTCAACTCGCCCTATCAGACGGCCATCTTCACGCAGATCCCGCGCGACCGCATGGAGTTCGAGGCCCAGCTCGCCTGCGCCAACGCGCAGCGCCAGGCCGGCCCCTCCTATTCGCGCAGCTATTTCGTGCCCCTGCCGGGCGGCATGGGCCTGGAAGTGGTCGACGTGTGCCTGCCCTCGCAGAACGCCGGCGAGATCACCGGCTACGTCGTCGGCACCTTCTCGCTCACGCAGCTCTTGAGCGACGTGGTGACCACCGACGTGATCCGCAACCACGAACTCTCGTTCGTCGAAGGCGACGGCACCCGGCTCGCGCGTGCCGGGCTGCCGCGCGGCACCGGTGTCTTCCGCAGCGACCGTGTGCTCGACCTGCCCGGCCTCACGCTGCAGCTGCGGCTCGACAGCGGCAAGGGCCGCGCCCGCCTGATCCCCAACCTCACCGTCGCGCTCGTGCTGAGCCTCACGCTCGCCCTCGGCGCCGTGGTGGTGCTGCTGGCGCGCGACGTGCGCCGCCGGGCCGCCGCCGAGGCCGCGCTCGCCGAAGCGCTCGCGGTGCGCAAGGCGATGGAAGACTCTCTCATCACCGGCCTGCGCGCCCGCGACCTGCAGGGCCGCATCACCTACGTCAACCCGGCCTTCTGCAACATGGTGGGCTTCTCGCCGCAGGAGCTGATCGGCCAATCGTCGCCGCCCTACTGGCCGCCGGAGCACGTGCAGGAGTACACCGCGCGCCAGCAGGTGCGCCTGACCGGCGCCACACCGCCGCCCGCCGAAGGCCACGAGACAGTCTTCATGCGCAAGAACGGCGAACGTTTCGCGGTGATGATCTTCGAAGCCCCGCTGGTCGACGGGCACGGCCGCCACACCGGCTGGATGAGCACCGCACTCGACGTGAGCGGCCAGCGCCGCGTCGAAGAGATCTCGCGCCAGCAGCAGGAGCGTCTGCAGGCCACCGCGCGTCTGGCCACCGTCGGCGAGATGGCCTCGCTGCTCAGCCACGAGTCTCAACCAGCCACTTGCCGCCATCGCGAGCTACGCCACCGGCTCGCTCAACCTGATGAACGACGAGCAGCAGGCCGCCAGCCCCGAAACGCAGGCGCTACTGCGCCAGGCCGCGCAACGCATCGCCGAGCAGGCCGAACGCGCCGGCCGTGTGATCAAAAGCGTGCACGACTTCGTGCGACGGCGGGAGCAGGCGCGCGAGGTGGTCCGCGTCGATGA
- a CDS encoding ATP-binding protein yields MVRVDDLIESVLPLVRLQARKSGARIELDLPTPLPRVECDRTMLEQVLLNLTRNGIQAMETTTPLPKRELLIRVRQSHERWVSFSVIDRGRGVPPDVAQRLFTPFFTTRAEGMGLGLSLCRTVIEQHGGVLDFQNLPPPEGGLHDTGGAEFRFTLPAAPVGQSAARASAQARTTT; encoded by the coding sequence GTGGTCCGCGTCGATGACCTGATCGAGTCGGTGCTGCCGCTGGTGCGCCTGCAAGCGCGCAAGAGCGGTGCACGCATCGAACTCGACCTGCCCACCCCGCTGCCACGCGTGGAGTGCGACCGCACCATGCTCGAACAGGTGCTGCTCAACCTCACCCGCAACGGCATCCAGGCGATGGAGACCACCACGCCTCTGCCGAAACGAGAACTGCTGATCCGCGTTCGGCAGTCGCACGAGCGCTGGGTCAGCTTCAGCGTGATCGACCGCGGCCGCGGCGTGCCACCCGACGTGGCGCAACGCCTCTTCACGCCCTTCTTCACCACCCGCGCCGAAGGCATGGGCCTGGGCTTGAGCCTGTGCCGCACGGTGATCGAACAGCACGGCGGTGTGCTCGACTTCCAGAACCTGCCGCCACCAGAGGGTGGCCTGCACGACACCGGCGGCGCAGAATTCCGTTTCACCCTGCCGGCGGCGCCCGTGGGCCAGTCGGCGGCCAGGGCCAGCGCGCAAGCGCGCACCACCACCTGA
- a CDS encoding response regulator transcription factor, producing the protein MDANSHPHLGLPMVYLVDDEDVVRDALGWLLRTRRLLSEGFSSAEAFEAMLNARIGPPGTGGTASWPVAPSCLLLDVRMPGTSGLVLFERLIERGLLSLMPVIFLTGHGDVPTAVAAVKRGAFDFVEKPFSDNALVDRVEQALQASTDALLRRRDETSVRRRLADLTDRERDVMQLVIDGLANKLIADQLNISVRTVEVHRARVFEKMDVKSAVELANLLRGI; encoded by the coding sequence ATGGATGCGAACTCCCACCCGCACTTGGGCCTGCCCATGGTCTACCTCGTCGACGACGAGGACGTGGTGCGCGATGCCCTCGGCTGGCTGCTGCGCACCCGGCGTCTGCTCTCGGAGGGCTTTTCCAGCGCCGAAGCCTTCGAGGCCATGCTCAATGCACGCATCGGCCCGCCCGGCACCGGCGGCACCGCCAGCTGGCCGGTCGCGCCCAGCTGCCTGCTGCTCGACGTGCGCATGCCGGGCACCAGCGGCCTGGTGCTCTTCGAGCGGCTGATCGAGCGTGGTCTTCTGTCGCTGATGCCGGTGATCTTCCTCACCGGCCATGGCGACGTGCCCACCGCGGTGGCCGCCGTCAAGCGCGGCGCCTTCGATTTCGTCGAGAAGCCCTTCTCCGACAACGCCCTCGTCGACCGCGTCGAGCAGGCCCTCCAAGCCAGCACCGACGCCCTGCTGCGCCGCCGCGACGAAACCAGCGTGCGCCGCCGTCTGGCCGATCTCACCGACCGCGAGCGCGACGTGATGCAGCTCGTGATCGACGGCCTGGCCAACAAGCTGATCGCCGACCAGCTCAACATTAGCGTGCGCACGGTCGAGGTCCATCGCGCCCGGGTGTTCGAGAAGATGGACGTGAAGTCGGCGGTCGAGCTGGCCAACCTGCTGCGCGGAATCTGA
- the thiL gene encoding thiamine-phosphate kinase gives MSALGEFDLIGKYFTRPVQRVALGIGDDCALLQPAPGMQLAVSSDMLVEGRHFLSTVAPERLGHKALAVNLSDLAACGAKPLAFTLALALPRVDEGFLDGLSRGLFALADAHGCELAGGDTTHGPLNLCITVFGEVPSGQALLRSGARAGDDLYVSGQVGDARLALEVFRGTVALGGEQFERVRVAMERPEPRVALGLALRGIATSAIDVSDGLLGDLGHILKRSQVGATVEVDRLPRSAVLAAQALALQRECTLAGGDDYELLFTAPPTQAAAVQAAAHQSATPVTRIGRLDTSRSLTLVDAHGHTLRNEFASFDHFKS, from the coding sequence ATGAGCGCACTCGGCGAGTTCGACCTCATCGGCAAGTACTTCACGCGTCCGGTGCAACGGGTGGCGCTCGGCATCGGCGACGACTGCGCGCTGCTGCAACCCGCCCCCGGCATGCAGCTCGCCGTGAGCAGCGACATGCTGGTCGAAGGCCGGCATTTCCTCTCGACGGTGGCCCCCGAGCGCCTGGGCCACAAGGCGCTGGCCGTCAACCTGAGCGACCTCGCCGCCTGTGGCGCCAAGCCGCTGGCCTTCACGCTGGCACTGGCACTGCCACGGGTCGACGAAGGTTTCCTCGACGGCCTCTCACGCGGCCTGTTCGCGCTGGCCGACGCACACGGTTGCGAGCTGGCGGGCGGCGACACCACACACGGCCCGCTCAACCTGTGCATCACGGTATTCGGCGAAGTGCCTTCCGGCCAGGCCCTGCTGCGCAGCGGCGCCCGCGCGGGCGACGACCTTTATGTGAGCGGCCAGGTCGGCGATGCACGGCTCGCGCTGGAGGTCTTCCGCGGCACCGTCGCGCTCGGTGGCGAGCAGTTCGAGCGGGTGCGTGTCGCGATGGAGCGGCCAGAGCCGCGGGTGGCCCTCGGCCTTGCGCTGCGCGGCATTGCCACGAGCGCGATCGACGTGTCCGACGGATTGCTCGGCGACCTTGGCCACATCCTCAAACGCTCGCAGGTCGGCGCCACCGTCGAGGTCGATCGGCTGCCACGCAGCGCCGTGCTCGCCGCACAAGCGCTGGCACTGCAGCGCGAATGCACCCTGGCCGGTGGCGACGACTACGAGCTGCTGTTCACCGCGCCGCCCACGCAGGCCGCGGCCGTGCAGGCGGCGGCCCACCAGAGCGCGACCCCGGTGACGCGCATCGGCCGCCTCGACACCAGCCGCTCGCTCACGCTGGTCGACGCGCACGGCCACACGCTGCGCAACGAATTCGCCTCCTTCGACCACTTCAAGTCATGA
- a CDS encoding phosphatidylglycerophosphatase A, with protein MTPAEPALPSSLNPPLRPVPVKPSARFMLRHPAHVIALGFGSGLSPVAPGTVGTLWAWLAFLVMQPHLSDLHWALLLVIGTLVGWWASTVTARDLHTADPSAIVWDEVIAFWAVLWLVMPAGLWGQVGAFALFRFFDAVKPGPVAWADGLFKGKRGAPVGWGQGFGILFDDLVAALCTLLVIALWRWV; from the coding sequence ATGACCCCCGCCGAGCCTGCGCTCCCTTCGTCACTGAACCCGCCGCTGCGCCCGGTGCCCGTCAAGCCCAGCGCACGCTTCATGCTGCGCCACCCGGCGCATGTGATCGCCCTCGGCTTCGGCAGCGGCCTGTCGCCGGTGGCGCCGGGCACGGTCGGCACGCTGTGGGCCTGGCTCGCGTTCCTCGTGATGCAGCCGCACCTGAGCGACCTGCACTGGGCCCTGCTGCTCGTCATCGGCACACTCGTCGGCTGGTGGGCCAGCACTGTCACCGCGCGCGACCTCCACACCGCCGACCCGAGCGCCATCGTGTGGGACGAGGTCATCGCCTTCTGGGCCGTGCTGTGGCTCGTGATGCCGGCGGGGCTGTGGGGCCAGGTCGGCGCGTTTGCGCTGTTCCGATTCTTCGACGCGGTCAAGCCCGGCCCGGTGGCCTGGGCCGACGGGCTCTTCAAGGGCAAGCGCGGCGCGCCCGTCGGCTGGGGGCAAGGCTTCGGCATCCTCTTCGACGACCTGGTCGCCGCGCTGTGCACGCTGCTCGTGATCGCGCTGTGGAGGTGGGTATGA
- a CDS encoding CinA family protein, with protein sequence MSHALSRWDDAVASLAQALRAKGWHLATAESCTGGLIAAACTSIAGSSDWFERGFVTYSNEAKTELIGVPKTLLDDHGAVSAEVARAMADGALAAADVDLAVAVTGIAGPGGATPGKPVGTVWMAVAQRGAVTQPVLLQLGGSRSDVREQTVDAALAALLTRAR encoded by the coding sequence ATGAGCCATGCCCTTTCCCGCTGGGACGACGCCGTCGCCTCGCTCGCGCAGGCCCTGCGCGCCAAGGGCTGGCACCTGGCCACCGCCGAGTCGTGCACCGGCGGCCTGATCGCCGCGGCCTGCACCTCGATCGCCGGCTCCAGCGACTGGTTCGAGCGTGGCTTCGTCACCTACTCCAACGAGGCCAAGACCGAACTGATCGGCGTGCCGAAGACACTGCTCGACGACCACGGCGCGGTCAGCGCCGAAGTGGCGCGGGCGATGGCCGATGGCGCGCTGGCCGCCGCCGACGTCGACCTGGCGGTCGCCGTCACCGGCATCGCCGGCCCAGGCGGCGCGACGCCTGGCAAGCCGGTCGGCACGGTGTGGATGGCAGTCGCGCAACGCGGTGCGGTCACGCAGCCGGTGCTGCTGCAACTCGGCGGCTCGCGCAGCGACGTACGCGAGCAGACTGTCGACGCGGCCCTGGCCGCCCTGCTCACCCGCGCACGATGA
- a CDS encoding glyoxylate/hydroxypyruvate reductase A translates to MSLLLATDFAPEALAAWAEQLRAALPGVPVLTERHPATDGDVTMALVANPPAGALKDLPRLGFIQSMWAGVDKLLRDDSLPSQVPLARMVDPVMSAAMAETALWAVLSLHRDYFRYAEQQRAGVWQQLPQRRAGDLHIAVLGLGEMGRAVALRLAGNGYYVSGWSRRQRIMVGVDTLHGDHMLPDLLRVADVVINLLPLTVRTHSLFDERRFSQMKRGAAFVNLARGQHVVDAALLAALDNGRIGRAVLDVFHTEPLPPNHRFWVHPQVTLLPHAAALTDLTSATGVAVANLQAFLEGRPVSNLVDRTKGY, encoded by the coding sequence ATGAGCCTGCTGCTCGCCACCGACTTCGCACCCGAGGCGCTGGCGGCCTGGGCCGAGCAGTTGCGGGCCGCGCTGCCCGGCGTGCCGGTGCTCACCGAGCGCCACCCGGCGACCGATGGCGACGTCACGATGGCCCTCGTCGCCAACCCGCCGGCTGGGGCCCTGAAGGACCTGCCGCGCCTGGGTTTCATCCAGTCGATGTGGGCCGGCGTCGACAAGCTGCTGCGCGACGACAGCCTGCCGAGCCAGGTGCCGCTCGCCCGCATGGTCGACCCGGTGATGAGCGCAGCGATGGCCGAGACGGCGCTGTGGGCCGTGCTCAGCCTGCACCGCGACTATTTCCGCTACGCCGAACAGCAGCGCGCCGGTGTGTGGCAGCAACTGCCGCAGCGACGCGCAGGCGACCTCCACATCGCCGTGCTGGGCCTCGGCGAGATGGGCCGCGCGGTCGCGTTGCGCCTGGCCGGCAACGGCTACTACGTGAGCGGCTGGAGCCGCCGCCAGCGCATCATGGTGGGCGTAGACACGCTGCACGGCGACCACATGCTGCCCGACCTGCTGCGGGTGGCCGACGTGGTGATCAACCTGCTGCCGCTCACGGTGCGCACCCATTCGCTGTTCGACGAACGCCGCTTCTCGCAGATGAAACGCGGCGCCGCCTTCGTGAACCTGGCGCGCGGCCAGCACGTGGTGGACGCGGCGCTGCTTGCGGCACTCGACAACGGCCGCATCGGGCGGGCGGTGCTCGATGTCTTCCACACCGAGCCGCTGCCGCCGAACCATCGTTTCTGGGTGCACCCGCAGGTGACGCTGCTGCCGCATGCGGCGGCGCTCACCGACCTGACGAGTGCGACCGGCGTCGCCGTGGCCAACCTCCAGGCCTTTCTCGAAGGCCGCCCGGTGTCGAACCTCGTCGACCGGACGAAAGGCTACTGA
- the holA gene encoding DNA polymerase III subunit delta codes for MQVRADQLASHLSKGLRPLYVVYGDEPLLAQEATDAIRAAARAAGHTERQVHTVAGAHFDWSGLLGASQAMSLFADKQLIEIRIPSGKPGKDGSDALQRYCETLSDDVVTIVTLPKLDRTQQASAWFTALDGAGVSVPVFAIERKALPAWIAQRLAAQGQRVQGGEAGQQALAFFADRVEGNLLAAHQEIQKLALLYPAGELSFEQIEAAVLNVARYDVFKLGEAVLAGQATRALRMLDGLQAEGEAAVLVHWTLANDILSLKRVRDAMNHGKPLPMALREARVWGAKERLFERAVPLLTDNALAQLVEAAQICDGLAKGLKHPDWPLDAWEGLKRLVLMLVQWTASNGPRKSVRLALTA; via the coding sequence ATGCAGGTACGCGCCGACCAGCTCGCTTCCCACCTTTCCAAAGGGCTGCGCCCGCTCTACGTCGTCTACGGCGACGAGCCGCTGCTGGCCCAGGAGGCGACCGACGCCATCCGCGCCGCCGCCCGCGCGGCCGGCCACACCGAGCGCCAGGTGCACACCGTCGCCGGGGCGCATTTCGACTGGAGCGGACTGCTCGGCGCCTCGCAGGCGATGAGCCTCTTCGCCGACAAGCAGCTGATCGAGATCCGCATCCCCTCGGGCAAGCCGGGCAAGGACGGGTCCGACGCCTTGCAGCGCTACTGCGAGACCTTGAGCGACGATGTGGTCACCATCGTCACGCTCCCGAAGCTCGACCGCACGCAGCAAGCGAGCGCCTGGTTCACCGCCCTCGATGGCGCAGGGGTGTCGGTGCCGGTCTTTGCGATCGAGCGCAAGGCCCTGCCGGCGTGGATCGCCCAGCGCCTGGCCGCGCAGGGCCAGCGGGTGCAGGGCGGCGAGGCCGGGCAGCAGGCGCTGGCGTTCTTTGCCGACCGTGTCGAGGGCAACCTGCTCGCAGCGCACCAGGAGATCCAGAAACTCGCGCTGCTCTACCCGGCGGGCGAACTGAGCTTCGAGCAGATCGAAGCGGCGGTGCTCAACGTGGCGCGCTACGACGTCTTCAAGCTCGGCGAAGCGGTGCTCGCCGGCCAGGCCACCCGCGCGCTGCGCATGCTCGACGGCCTGCAGGCCGAGGGCGAGGCTGCGGTGCTGGTGCACTGGACGCTGGCCAACGACATCCTCTCGCTCAAGCGGGTGCGCGATGCGATGAACCACGGCAAGCCCTTGCCGATGGCGCTGCGCGAAGCTCGCGTGTGGGGCGCGAAGGAGCGCCTCTTCGAGCGCGCCGTGCCGCTGCTGACCGACAACGCACTGGCGCAATTGGTGGAGGCCGCGCAGATCTGCGATGGCCTGGCCAAGGGCCTCAAGCACCCCGACTGGCCGCTCGACGCCTGGGAAGGCCTGAAGCGCCTGGTGCTGATGCTGGTGCAGTGGACGGCGAGCAACGGGCCGCGCAAGAGCGTGCGGCTCGCGCTCACCGCCTGA
- the lptE gene encoding LPS assembly lipoprotein LptE: MLASLAMGLAGCGFQLRRAPELRFKTIYLSGFKPHSPLAEELRRQLATSTTTRVVDVPTQAEVIFDGQADKRDKGVVVSTAAGQVRELQLRLHLQFRLHTPAGKELIPSTAIALTRDMTYNERDALGKEQEEEMLYRAMQSDIANQVLRRLAAVKSL; the protein is encoded by the coding sequence TTGCTGGCTTCGCTGGCGATGGGCTTGGCGGGCTGCGGCTTCCAGCTGCGCCGCGCCCCCGAGCTGCGCTTCAAGACAATCTACCTTTCGGGCTTCAAGCCGCATTCGCCGCTGGCCGAAGAACTGCGCCGGCAGCTCGCGACCAGCACCACCACCCGCGTGGTGGACGTGCCCACGCAGGCCGAGGTCATCTTCGATGGCCAGGCCGACAAGCGCGACAAGGGGGTGGTCGTCTCCACCGCCGCCGGCCAGGTGCGCGAGCTGCAGCTGCGGCTGCACCTGCAGTTCCGCCTGCACACGCCGGCCGGCAAGGAGCTGATCCCGTCGACCGCCATCGCGCTCACGCGCGACATGACCTACAACGAGCGCGACGCACTGGGCAAGGAGCAGGAGGAAGAGATGCTCTACCGCGCGATGCAGAGCGACATCGCGAACCAGGTGTTGCGCCGGTTGGCGGCGGTGAAATCCTTGTAG